The stretch of DNA ACTCATGAGTTATTTTGTATTATTGCAACAAATCTTTATTTGTCATCTTGGACCAGCAGAGAATAGCGTATAGTAAATGTGATActtcagagttatttttaaataatgtggaGTTAAACATTAAGGAGGTGGGAGGGTTCTGCACAGTGTTCTGAGTTTACCAGCTGACTGCTGTTGGTTAATGCTGAAGAGCGCAAGGGCCACATACtcagaaggaaatgcatttcattcTATAGTAGGACGTGCAGCAGCGTACGGAGCAAAGCCCTAGCCAAAACAAGCAGGCAAAGTAGTAGTTAACACATTTCATTGTGAATGTTTATTTGAATCCTTTCATCTCTGTCTTTGAAGGTGCACCATTTACTTGCTAAAGAAGTTTAAGGTATAAAGTACAGACCACACAGGCCATGATTGACAAGCTTTAAAAGTGATGCGGGACAGCTAAGTAGAAAGTTGCCAACTAATGTAATACTTTAATCGCTGTTGCTGGGCCTTTGCTCGCTGTCACCCGCTTCAATAAGACGAGTGCTTAAGTACTTTATTACATTGGGATCTGCAAACGGAATAATAGcatatttgaaaaattacagATGTTGCTGTGATAATAAGCAAACTCGTCTTGCTTGAAAGAACCTGGTCTTCTTAGCATTAAAATAAGCTCAGACATTTCTGCCTGCCAGACTGTATTTCATGTGGCTTGCCTGTGCTGGGAGATTTGTCAAGCGACTAGATGAGCTCGAATATCAGCTCTCCTGGAACATCTAGGCAGTGTACTGGCATTAGTTTTTCATGATGCTGTTCCTATTTAACAGATAACCTATTTCTAGAAAAAATACCTTCCCCTAAAAAACTGGGTACTGTTTTTATGTAAGTCACTAAGTCATCGTGCGACCAGCCTTGTGTTGTGTCAGGCTTCTTTGCCTTGAATACATTTGTCACAGAAGTATGTGAAATTATtgttgtttctgaaataaaatttagaagCATGATTTAATGAAATGGGAAGATTCTCTGGCTTCTTCAAGCCACGAGAGATTGGATTCCTCTTTGAATGAAATTGGATTTGTTGACTCCTATTTCCCCATCTGCGTGTGCTCCTTTTTTATACACAGAGGAACAGACTGACAGGGTTTGTATTTTTGCATCTGCAGATCAAGTCTGCAAACCCTTTTTCTAGCCTCCATGcttaatttcttatttgtttttgCGATGTGCGAGTCCcaagacttcagaaaaaagatactttttttccctttaagctCCACAGCGTCAGTTCTGTAGCAGCACTTAAGCCTGTGTTGAATTACCTAAATGGGAGGGTGGGAGCAAAAGAACCAGAAGCCATTAGCTTAGAACTCGAGAGACTTGGTGCTCATCtaatagaaataagaaaatgagcCACAAGAAAACCCGCTTACTGAACTCCTTTGCTGTGGTGCTTACCCGCTGTAAGCTTAGCAGACGTGTGGTCAGAATACCAAAGCACGGTTCTGAGGTTTGACAGTTCATTATCACAGAACGTTGTTTCTTAAAAGGCTTCAGATCTGGCGACTGCTTTCACTCTCCCGCCCGTTCCTGCTGCTCCCTTCAGTCTCTCCACCTGAGCTTCAGCCTGTGTTTATCCCTCAGTTCCCCTTGTCCTCACCCCTCCCCACAACCTTTCCTAAGCTGGCTTCTGCACGATCCCCATCTTCTCCCCCAAAAAGCCTGGTTTCTTGCTGCCGTTGCATTGTTCATCCTCCGTGTGGCCTCTCAACCTTCCCCCTCTTGTGTTTGCCATCTTCATTTAAGCTATATGGTCTTCAGCGTGGAGATAACCCGCAGCTCTGGATTTGTGCTCTCTTGTGCACTGGAGAGGAGACTTTTGTTATTGATCGTGCTTATTGTCCCGAAGCCAGACAATGGTTCCCAAGACCTTACGgactttccctttctccccaggaCTGCTGTGTCAGCTACGGCGGAATGTGGTATCTTAAGGGAACGGTGCAGTCTTGACAGCGGTGGTAAGGGTTTCAAGTGATCTCCAGGGCAAAAGAGGACACCTGCAGCGGGCGGCACAGACAGTAATGCCGTGGCCTCGGGAGTGTGGGGCAGGATCTGACCTACTTTGGGGCACATGGGCATTGCAGACAGTCATTGACATCCCAGCACGCTCACACACCTGCTTGCATGGCTGCCTAGGCGCAAGAGCGACTAGGAAGACAACATGGGACCTGTCTGCAGCTTGATTAATCTGGGATTTCTAATGTATTTCAATTCTCGTTCTGTTTcgttataaaaaaataaaaccatatacTGACACAGACATGATAGAAAATCATGGTCTAATACTTTATTTTGTAAGTAATGCcaataaattaaatttgtttacaaacATCGCGGTTTTTGTTAAATACCTCGATGCTCATATTCAGTCTGAGCATTGTACTAGCCCTTGCAGCCCTCTTTATAAAGAGAAGATAGTCATGTTCGTGGAAACGTCAGGCCAGGGAGGGGGGAACGAAATCACTGTCTTTGAACTCTGTACTACGTAGCAATTGTTCTCACCTGTTGTCTGTGGAATGAGTTATTTGGAAAAGTACCTACATTTGAAACAGATGTGGAACAACTACTGGATTTCTTATAttggtgtgggttttgtttgagGGATTTTTTGCATGACTGTATGCAAGTACAGCGAGGTAAGTAACCGAGTGCACCCTCTGGAAGGCATCCAGCTGTATTTACCACACAGCAACAATGTAAAACCTctattttgtgtaatttttttaataaaattttatctCGAAGGTCAATTCTACCCCACCTTGTATTTGTGCAAGAAGAAATGGAATCTGCACCTGCTCCTTTTATAGCCTGAAGGCTTATAGAGGAAGGAAAGGTCGGGAATGTTGTAGTAGAGGTAGATAATAAACTGCCTCTTAAACTGCTTTACATTATTCTGCTTGCATCATATTCTTTAGGGGGTACCTAGACGTGGCTGTCAAGCTAAGGGCCTGTTGCACAAGGTATAGTAACTGATCTTTTTATTACAGGTTTATCATTGAAGCCTAACTGCAGTAAGATAAGGAATATCTTACTGTAAGCATTGTAGAACATGGTTACTTTACTGTTTGTGTTCTTTGCCGTAACTTCCATCACATGAGAAGCTCAAGGAGATTCTATTAATTTCATCTACTTATGCTCAGAAAAGGCTGAGTTGAGTTGTTGACTAAAATAAGCAGATTAAGGTAGTTAATCCAGATAAGATTGGCTAAGAATATTGTTAGCATACTTAGAGCATTTcacatttctgtagaaaatatctgtttttaaactgttaaaacTCTACCTTAATACTTCAGTGTAGCTTATTAACTACATCAATGTAACTGGGAAGTGTTTTAAGTTCAGGCAGCTTTTGCAGCCTTTGTCTTGGTCTGTTGCATGCACCCATGGTTGACCCTTCCCTAGTTCGGCCCTGTTGCCACAGCTGACCTATAGCTGCTTCTATAAAGCTTCTCTCTGGGAAAGCCACAGTCCAAGAGGAGTTAGGAAAGAAGAACCCAGCCTTGGGAGTTTTTTATTGCACAACAGTACAGTACAGCCAGAGCTCAGCAATGGCACAGGTAGCCAAGGAGAAGTTACATTACAGAAGAATCAAGTAGTTCTGTTGAAATCTGAGAACACTTACGATACTACTAAAGCATAGAAATTGTATATATGAAAGTGCTCTGAATTAGCCAACAGTAATAAACCACTGAAGATCACCTGTTTAACCAAAAAATCTGAATGGCTTGTACAAGTCTTCTGGTCCAGCAGGTGTGGGTCCCCCTTCCCCTAAAGTGGTGAGGAATATTAGTAGTGAATCATGTGTGACTAGCAGTGTCAAGCCTTTCTCATTTAAGGTTACTGCTTTCCCATATCCGAATTGGGGCAGACCTCCAGGTGATGAGGATCCAAGTGTTAGGAAAACAGTGACAATACAGTTAACCTGATTGCAGAACAGCAGcttgtctgcctttttttctcccccctcctttttgaACAGCACTGACAAACACCACAACAATGAGGAGAAACTACTTAGTTCCCTCTGGATTTCTTTCCCAGACAGGCCTATCCTTTTCCATTTAGTGTaacctttttaaaatacaaatttaatggGAACTCTATCTGAACTACATAGGAAAGATGGCAAGACTAGATAATGCAGGTGCCATCTGTACAGAGCTTACAGTTTCCTGATTGGCACAGATGGGCGTAATTACTAGTTACACATGTAGCTTGACTGGATTATTTATTTGCTTAGAAAAATATTCACAAGATTCAGACtcccatttttaaataattttcagaatgCAATACGTGTTTTAGAGAAACTCCCACAATATGAAGTCTTAATACTGCAACTGAAGGACAGCTATACACAAGCTTAACACCATAGAACATAAGGCAGATAGAACTGCAACCGCAGCAGTTGAACTAAAGCTGAGAAATTTTCAACATTCTGTGTCAACTGTTTGGTGTATCGCAGCAACTCAGACAGGCAGCAAGTTGATTCCCAAGAACAGCTGACCAAATTAAGCTATGAGACCCTTTGTAAGGAAAAGGATGTCACCTTTCATTGTGCCTCCCCCCCTTAATCTCTTagcctttgttttcttcacaCTTTGAAGCAGTTGTAAAGAACATGCTTCTCCATgtcctttgtttttcagaatttgaaTACATATGAGTTATTATTAGGgagtggagaaggagaagaacaaGAGCGTAGTCCCCTGTTTTCAGCAGGATATGTTCTGGCCGTGTTGTGTCCATCCTCCCACCCCCCAGGCAGCATGGAATAGGTCCACAGAAGCTGACACTGGAAGCAACAGACAAAACAATATGATAAAGTTTTACCTGGCCTGTCTCCTTCAAGCACTTGGAGTTTGTGGTATGTAAGATTAAAAGCTATTCCACTATGTCAATGCTACTACTAAAGTTAAATAGCTAAATTGCAACTTCCTATCTTACCAAATACACATAAAAATGTACTTTGCAGACATTCCACCAAAGAACAGTAGGTCCCAAATAACATACATAATCAATTCACAGTATCTTGCCTTAAGACAAAGTGCCCTACATAAGAAACCATACCTAAAGAGCCACGCAAACTTTACATCAAATCCTTTCTTAGTAGGAAGACATTTATACCAATCTATGGGAGAGCTTAGTGCATGTGAAAACGTGGTGTTAGCTTAAACCAAGCACAGtgcaggctgctgtgccagctctCCACCTCCCTGCCAAAGCAAGTTCAGCTAGACTGCTAGCTTCATTCTCCAGAATCAAGGAGAGGCTGCCCATGGTACCGGTCAGGGGCTCTGTTTTCATCAATTTTCTACACAGACGTAGTTACAGGGCTAGATCATCACCCGCGAACCAAAGGAAAGCTTTAGTCTGGTTCCTTGTCAGAAACACAGTACAGATTTCTTAGCTCTGTTATTTTTGAAGTGGACTAAGAAAACTAGTGTCAGTTACTGCTCTGGCCAGAGATAAAGTATAGTATGAAGTAGTAGTGCAGTATTAAGCTataatgtttgtttgctttacaaCCACTAGTTTGTGTGACAGTGCTAAACAACATTAAATCTATTGCTACATAGGTACAGGGAGACTAGCTGTTAACTAACTAGCTTGTTAACTACAGGTCTACAAGCCAattcaaaacattcattttgagTGCTCAAGAAATCCATCAGTATAAGGGGTCTTCTGACATTTGTATaaagtttttccccttcttgacTAACAGATAAGTCACCAACAGAAACAGGTCATCAGCGTGTCCAATGTTATGGCTGAGAGGAGAGGGACTTGTACTTAGCTCTGTGTTCAtctatttcttcctttgtttttctgataCAGCTAAAAATTTCCTTGAAGAGTGCTTTATATTCAGGAAGAGCATTTGTGGGAGAGTCACTTAGCTCCAGATTTGTGCATTCTAGATTGCTAGCTGAAAGATCATACTGGCTATTTCCCACATTCAGGTCTTTGGAATACTGCTTCAGAGTTTGTACAGCCTTGTGTTTCAAAGAATCTTCATCCATTTGACACTTCTTCAATAGTTCCTCATACTTCACTTTCAGAGCATTATACTGAGCATCAACTTCATTAAGTACAGAGATTCCTCGCTGCTTCACAGCTTCAGCTCTCCTAATACATGTTTCTTCATGGCCCCTTAGAATGTCTCCCCCTGCAGCACTGCTTAGGAAAGTTTCGCTGCTGCTCCGTTTCAGTGCCTTCTTCTCAAGCTCTGATACAGTCAGAAGTCCATCATCTGCCAGGCTCTGACCAAGCTCCTTTTCTGAAGATTccctgaatgaaatgaaaaaggattCTGGCACCAATTTCTCTGCATTATGGAATGTGTTTTCAGACTGAAGTATTTGTCGCATTTCAGCTACTTCCAATTCCAACTCCTCTGCACGAGCCCGATACAAGTCTATATCAACAAGCCTCTGTTCAAGGTCACAGTTTTCTTTTACCATAAGACTATATTCCTCTTCCATTGTTaccctcttctctttttctaggTTAAGTTGGGCTTGCAGAACTGTAACTGCCTTTTTtaagttctcattttcttcttctagaGGGCTTAGCTGACTATCCATCGAAGTAATCTTTTCTGCAAACACATGATCATAAACAAAATAcctgcagaaacaaaaataagtattatCAAATGTAGGAAGTACAGCTGACCacatctttcctgtgctgggtaAAGACAGATTTAAACTGTGTGCTAACACTCCTCCAAGTATACATAACAGTCATTTTACTAACCTATCAGTCCATTTAATAATCAGAACAGAGTTTGTAAATACTTACATGCCATCAAATCAAGCCTCCCAACTTAAGGAGAATGGCAGCTCATTAACAGTTTCAAGTTACAGACAAGCTTATTGAGTAACTAGACCTACAATTTAAGTTTAAATGAACATTGCCTCCATGTATCATGCAATAGTTTCTGACACTCAGATTTTTTCTGCAGCACTCCACTCTTCTAACTTTTGTCACTATTGATTGTGGAAACAAGCTTCAAAATTGACAAGGCAATTCTGTAGGCTGGTATTTCCACAAGCCTTTGGCAATTTGAAGGAATCCACTTATCTTTTGAATTGTcaagaaataacttctttttgGATGTAGATTTATTCTACAGTCCTACCTCCACGTAGTGCTGAAGCCCAGACACAAAAGCCTGTTGTGCCTGTCTGTGGAGGTGCTTTACTTATGAAATTACCTTCTAGGACTGAAGCTAGTCTGAGCTTTTACCCCAGGTGATTGTCCTCACGGGCATACTAATGCAGTTCAGCTGGGTAAAACTGCtctaaatttaaaaagcagcccAGAGCTCCAGGAACCATTTTACCAGCTTAAGCATCATTTTAACCAGCTTAAGTTCAGGAAAGCTATTGCAGGAATCCTGTCTTCCTCGAAAGAGAAGACATCCACAGACATCCAAGGAAAGGGTGAGTTAcagaaaatactttgtatttaggatgtttgtttttcagattatCTGCGTGTGTGCTTTTATCTGACTGAAAAAAGTGGGGTGCAAATCGCGGTAAGCTTTCTAGGCTACAATTTGATATGGTTGGAGACTTTCAAGACAGAAAGTGGAAACTGCAGTTCCTCTCGCACAAAACCTAGTGCAGCCTAGAAGTATGCCAGAAGCTGTGGCAACACCACACAGTGCTAGGACTGTGAGGGTATTTTGCTCGTTGTGAACATTAGATGTTTTTATGTTAGCTTGTTTGACATCTGTGTTTGTGTCTtagtttttaaagctttgcttaaaataacttcagtatTGTCTTTGCTATGCAAGGTAAAAAGCCTTACTGGCGAAGGTCATACAGCTCCTTCAAACATGAGAAACTATGCATTGATCTTGGCTGGTCAGATCTCTCATGGCTCATCCGGCCTCGTCCAGACTTTTTCAATTCTTCTACTTGCCGTTGCAGGTCATCTATGTGCGTTTGCAGATTTTCAATAGTCTCTGTCAAGCTAAAAGGTGAAGGACTGCTGTTAAAACATTTGAGTGTTTAGTCAAGGACACGGGAATTTCCCATCCCCTCATATTgtagtttcttttctgaaggctGCTCTTTGGCCCCAAAAGACCTTTAAATAAAACTATGGTTTCGATTTAGCAGTATTGTAGAACGACACTAGACAGAAACAGCCACCCAGTAACCACACAAATACACTTGGACTGCTCTTTTTCATATTATCAACTGGATGGGGAGTGAGGAAGGGGATCTAGTACAAGTTTCTTACCTTAATATCTTCTGTTGTGAAGCTCTACTCTCCGCAACTAGTTTTTGGTTAGTGTCTTCAAGTTCTCTTGCTGTCACATCCAGCTGTTCATAAACTTTTGCGTGCTGATCATTCATCTGACGCAAGAGCTCCACTTGCTTTGTGAGGTACTGCAAGACAGTATTGCTGTTACTAGTTTATACTTGAAACACAGACAGGACTACTATTCTGCATTTTTATTCACATTCATAGAGAAACTACTAAGTTTCAGAAATATAGTTTCCAGTGGTTGCTTTGGTAAGTGTTCAGCTGAAAAGGTGCTATCAGTAGCTCAGCTAGGCAGCCTGCCTTTGTCATGGAGGTCAACCCAGGCTGATCAACCAGCCTTTTCCCCAGAGGAGTTGGGTTTGGTTGTGCAGGCTGTGTTCGTCTACCCTTGCTGCAGCTAGGCTTTTGCCAGTACATAAGCCTTCTGGATTGGGTTTGTCTGTACTGCAGTCGTCACTAACACAGCCATGGATCCAGACTTCAACGTGGCCCTTAACTATCCACTGAGTCCTTCTCAAAGTTGCACTGGGCTCCAACAGAAATTTTCTAACAGTGTTGACCCAACAATTTTCTTAGCATTGAAACTGAAATATTGGGTGGCACCATCCataattaaatttcttttcagctgaCCTAAGTTTTTCCAGTCTGAAGCAGCATTAGGTTCAGCAGAAGAGTATTTAGGTTGTGGTCACACTTAAGACAGTATGTGGGCTACTACGTGTCAGGAAGTATAATCAAATTATTGAATTCAATCTTTAACTACCCACAGAGAACTATTCCAGTTACTGTAATCCCAAATAAAAGTCtcctgccttttttaaaaaataaaactccacATGAAGTATTCTCATTTTAATCCTCTTTAGTTTTACAATTACAACATAGACTGTTAAGTTTCTTGAATAATGTCAGAGAACTTGGAATTCTCAGTCTAAGAGCAGTTAACAATCAGCTAAGGTTCTTAATACAAGTGTCTTATACTGTCCCACCCAGGATAGGACCGATCCAATTCTAAAAATCCACACGAGAGCTTGCA from Calonectris borealis chromosome 16, bCalBor7.hap1.2, whole genome shotgun sequence encodes:
- the CDR2 gene encoding cerebellar degeneration-related protein 2, whose amino-acid sequence is MLADNLVEEFEIREDEPWYDQQDLQQDLHLAAELGKTLLDRNTELEESLQQMYATNQEQLQEIEYLTKQVELLRQMNDQHAKVYEQLDVTARELEDTNQKLVAESRASQQKILSLTETIENLQTHIDDLQRQVEELKKSGRGRMSHERSDQPRSMHSFSCLKELYDLRQYFVYDHVFAEKITSMDSQLSPLEEENENLKKAVTVLQAQLNLEKEKRVTMEEEYSLMVKENCDLEQRLVDIDLYRARAEELELEVAEMRQILQSENTFHNAEKLVPESFFISFRESSEKELGQSLADDGLLTVSELEKKALKRSSSETFLSSAAGGDILRGHEETCIRRAEAVKQRGISVLNEVDAQYNALKVKYEELLKKCQMDEDSLKHKAVQTLKQYSKDLNVGNSQYDLSASNLECTNLELSDSPTNALPEYKALFKEIFSCIRKTKEEIDEHRAKYKSLSSQP